A single region of the Candidatus Ancaeobacter aquaticus genome encodes:
- a CDS encoding glycine--tRNA ligase has protein sequence MTKTKENKSPEIMDKLVSLCKRRGYIFQSSEIYGGLNSCWDYGPLGVELKRNIADIWWRSMTLKRDDVEGIDASILMHPRVWEASGHVQNFTDPLVDCKECKQRFRADQIEDVCPQCGGELTEPRLFNLMFHTFIGPVQDEANIVYLRPETAQGIYVNFMNVQTACRRKIPFGIAQIGKAFRNEITPGNFVFRTREFEQMEMQYFVKPGSDDEWLKTWKDIRINWFKELGVNPEKLRLKQHHEKELAHYAKDAYDVEYEFPFGWQELEGIHNRTDFDLKRHTEYSGKPINYFDEEAKERYVPYIIETSVGLNRTLLTCLVDAYREEEGRVVLSLSPKIAPIKAAIMPLVKRDGMDTIAYDLYNKMRNTFKVFYDVSGSIGRRYRRQDEAGTPFCVTVDSQTLEDNTVTIRERDSMKQERYAIGDVIGIIEKAVSI, from the coding sequence ATGACAAAAACAAAAGAGAATAAATCACCTGAGATAATGGACAAACTCGTCTCGTTATGCAAGAGACGGGGGTATATATTCCAGTCCAGTGAAATTTACGGTGGCTTGAACAGCTGTTGGGATTACGGTCCTCTTGGCGTTGAGCTTAAACGTAATATTGCTGATATTTGGTGGCGATCAATGACGTTAAAACGTGATGATGTTGAGGGAATCGATGCAAGTATATTAATGCATCCACGTGTATGGGAAGCCTCAGGACATGTCCAAAATTTCACAGACCCATTAGTAGACTGCAAAGAATGCAAACAAAGATTTCGAGCAGATCAGATTGAAGATGTATGTCCACAGTGTGGCGGAGAGCTTACCGAACCGCGTCTCTTTAATCTTATGTTTCATACCTTTATCGGGCCGGTACAGGATGAGGCAAATATCGTCTATTTAAGACCTGAAACTGCGCAAGGTATTTATGTTAATTTCATGAATGTGCAGACAGCGTGTCGTAGAAAAATACCTTTTGGTATTGCTCAGATCGGTAAGGCCTTTAGAAACGAGATAACTCCTGGGAACTTTGTGTTTAGGACGCGTGAGTTTGAGCAGATGGAAATGCAGTATTTTGTGAAGCCAGGCTCTGATGACGAGTGGCTTAAGACGTGGAAAGACATACGTATTAATTGGTTTAAGGAGTTAGGTGTTAACCCGGAGAAACTGAGATTAAAACAACATCATGAAAAGGAATTAGCGCACTACGCTAAAGATGCATATGATGTTGAATATGAGTTTCCGTTCGGTTGGCAGGAGCTAGAGGGGATACATAATAGAACGGATTTTGATTTAAAACGTCACACGGAGTATTCGGGTAAGCCTATTAATTATTTTGATGAAGAGGCTAAAGAACGGTATGTTCCTTATATCATAGAGACATCAGTAGGCTTGAATAGAACACTTCTGACTTGTCTTGTCGATGCGTATCGTGAAGAAGAAGGACGGGTTGTGCTCAGCCTTTCACCAAAAATTGCACCGATAAAGGCTGCAATTATGCCGCTGGTGAAACGAGACGGGATGGATACAATTGCATACGATCTCTACAATAAAATGCGTAATACATTCAAAGTCTTTTACGATGTAAGCGGCTCAATTGGAAGACGGTACAGAAGACAGGATGAAGCAGGAACCCCGTTTTGTGTGACGGTAGATTCTCAGACTTTAGAGGATAATACGGTGACAATAAGGGAACGTGACAGCATGAAACAGGAACGTTATGCGATCGGTGATGTTATCGGCATCATTGAAAAGGCTGTTTCAATTTAA
- the ppdK gene encoding pyruvate, phosphate dikinase, with protein sequence MAGGVLTMGNKVSGGTMKGKYVYFFGGNKAEGKSGMKNTLGGKGANLAEMVNIGIPVPPGFTISTEMCVFYYKNGGKLPEALRQDVIKNLRKTEKVMGAGFGDPKNPLLLSVRSGARSSMPGMMETVLNVGLTEKTIKGLIAKTNNPRFVWDAYRRLIQMYSDVVMEKAAGIEPKEGHGIRQQLEAELHKIKTKRKVTNDCDLSAEDLKELTTVYKAKIKKVLKKSFPDDALEQLWGAVRAVFQSWNGRRAIAYRRIEGIPDEWGTAVNVQAMVFGNMGETSATGVAFTRNPATGENVFYGEWLANAQGEDVVAGLRTPNPINESGKTEHSNHLVSLERAMPKIYKELDTIQKGLEKHYHDMLDIEFTIQEGRLWMLQCRVGKRNGMASVKMAVEMVKEKLITQREAIMRVAPEQLDELLHPILDPKAEAKNKILVKGLPAGPGGATGVVVFTAQDAVKWAKEGKRVILVREETNPEDVEGMRAAEAILTARGGMTSHAALVARGWGKCCIVGAGTLDIDNKAKKFTVGGKVVKQGDWVSLNGSKGYAYMGQLPMVKTTEDNPYFQQIMKFCDSVRVLKVRTNADTPEDAKKARGFGAEGIGLFRTEHMFYGKGSEKPLFMLRKMIVSKTVKERQAAINELFKHVKTDIKATLAAMDGLPVTFRLLDPPLHEFVPHTEDGIKKLARSLGVSAEEIKNRASLLKESNPMMGHRGVRLGVTFPEVAEMQIRAILEAAAELLQAKKKVFPEIMIPVVSLDTELKNQFAIVKKVYAEVLKKTKLKSIPHMVGTMIEIPRACLVADTFAEVAEFFSFGTNDLTQMGFGFSRDDMGGFLPAYLDEGILAADPFQTLDQEGIGQLVKMGIEKGRQARKNLKVGICGEHGGDPASVEFCHRAGMNYVSCSPFRVPIARLAAAQAVIKEDK encoded by the coding sequence ATGGCTGGTGGGGTGCTAACGATGGGAAATAAAGTATCAGGAGGAACAATGAAAGGTAAATATGTATATTTCTTCGGCGGTAATAAAGCTGAAGGTAAAAGTGGCATGAAAAATACTCTTGGGGGGAAAGGTGCAAATCTTGCTGAAATGGTAAATATTGGTATTCCTGTACCTCCAGGATTCACGATAAGCACTGAAATGTGTGTGTTCTATTATAAAAATGGCGGAAAACTTCCTGAAGCTTTAAGACAGGATGTTATCAAGAATCTTCGCAAAACAGAAAAAGTGATGGGTGCCGGTTTTGGTGATCCCAAGAATCCGCTTTTGCTGTCTGTACGTTCTGGTGCAAGAAGTTCTATGCCTGGCATGATGGAAACAGTCCTGAATGTCGGTCTCACTGAAAAGACGATCAAAGGTCTTATCGCAAAAACAAATAATCCGCGATTTGTATGGGATGCATACAGAAGATTGATTCAGATGTATTCTGACGTTGTTATGGAAAAGGCAGCTGGTATTGAACCAAAAGAAGGCCACGGTATTCGTCAACAACTTGAAGCAGAATTGCATAAAATAAAAACGAAACGTAAAGTGACAAACGATTGTGATCTTTCTGCAGAAGATCTAAAAGAACTCACAACGGTATATAAAGCAAAGATCAAAAAAGTACTCAAAAAATCATTTCCTGACGATGCTTTAGAGCAATTGTGGGGTGCTGTAAGAGCCGTGTTCCAGTCATGGAACGGTAGACGTGCTATTGCATACAGAAGAATCGAAGGAATCCCTGATGAGTGGGGTACTGCGGTAAATGTGCAGGCAATGGTATTTGGTAATATGGGTGAAACGTCCGCAACAGGTGTAGCTTTTACTCGTAATCCTGCAACCGGTGAAAATGTGTTTTATGGTGAGTGGTTAGCAAATGCTCAGGGGGAAGACGTTGTTGCTGGTCTTCGCACACCAAACCCGATAAATGAATCAGGTAAAACAGAACATTCAAACCATCTTGTATCTCTCGAACGTGCTATGCCGAAGATTTACAAGGAACTCGACACTATACAAAAAGGTCTTGAGAAGCATTATCATGACATGCTTGATATAGAATTTACTATTCAAGAAGGACGTTTGTGGATGCTTCAGTGCCGTGTAGGTAAAAGAAACGGTATGGCCTCGGTAAAAATGGCTGTTGAGATGGTTAAAGAAAAACTTATTACTCAGCGTGAAGCGATTATGCGTGTAGCTCCTGAACAGCTTGATGAGTTACTCCATCCTATTTTGGATCCGAAAGCAGAAGCGAAGAATAAAATCCTTGTTAAAGGTCTTCCTGCTGGTCCTGGCGGTGCAACCGGTGTTGTCGTATTCACTGCTCAAGACGCGGTAAAGTGGGCAAAAGAAGGTAAAAGAGTCATTTTAGTCCGTGAAGAAACAAATCCTGAAGACGTTGAAGGTATGCGTGCTGCAGAAGCTATTTTAACTGCACGTGGCGGTATGACATCTCACGCGGCACTCGTTGCACGTGGCTGGGGTAAATGCTGTATTGTTGGTGCGGGTACGCTTGATATTGACAATAAGGCAAAGAAGTTTACTGTAGGCGGTAAAGTGGTAAAACAGGGCGATTGGGTCAGCTTAAACGGTTCAAAAGGATATGCATATATGGGGCAATTACCTATGGTAAAAACCACGGAAGACAATCCTTATTTTCAGCAGATCATGAAGTTCTGTGACAGCGTAAGAGTGTTAAAAGTACGCACAAACGCTGACACACCTGAAGATGCAAAAAAGGCGAGAGGTTTTGGCGCTGAAGGTATCGGTCTTTTCAGGACCGAACACATGTTTTACGGTAAGGGTTCGGAAAAACCATTGTTTATGCTACGTAAAATGATTGTGTCTAAAACAGTTAAAGAACGTCAAGCTGCAATTAATGAGCTTTTTAAACATGTCAAAACAGATATAAAAGCAACACTTGCCGCAATGGATGGATTGCCGGTTACTTTCAGATTGTTAGATCCGCCACTCCATGAGTTTGTTCCTCACACGGAAGACGGGATAAAGAAATTAGCGCGTAGCCTTGGGGTAAGCGCTGAAGAAATAAAAAATCGTGCTTCACTTCTGAAAGAAAGCAATCCGATGATGGGACATAGAGGGGTACGTTTAGGAGTGACATTTCCTGAAGTAGCTGAAATGCAGATTCGCGCTATTCTTGAGGCAGCAGCCGAACTTCTTCAGGCAAAGAAAAAAGTGTTTCCTGAAATAATGATACCGGTTGTGTCACTTGATACTGAGCTAAAAAACCAGTTCGCGATAGTGAAAAAAGTGTACGCTGAAGTGTTGAAGAAAACGAAGCTGAAAAGTATTCCGCATATGGTTGGGACCATGATTGAAATACCACGTGCATGCCTCGTTGCAGATACGTTTGCGGAAGTCGCAGAGTTCTTTTCATTCGGCACGAACGACCTGACACAGATGGGTTTTGGATTCTCCCGTGACGATATGGGCGGATTCTTGCCTGCATATCTTGATGAAGGCATTTTAGCAGCTGATCCGTTTCAAACGTTAGATCAGGAAGGTATTGGTCAGCTCGTAAAGATGGGTATTGAAAAAGGCCGTCAGGCACGAAAGAATTTAAAGGTTGGTATATGCGGCGAACATGGTGGGGATCCTGCGAGTGTTGAGTTTTGTCATCGTGCAGGAATGAACTATGTGAGTTGTTCACCGTTCCGTGTGCCAATTGCACGTTTAGCAGCAGCGCAAGCAGTCATAAAAGAAGATAAGTAA
- a CDS encoding sigma-70 family RNA polymerase sigma factor has protein sequence MSPKNSPGSGKESIHLYLRDIGEVPLLSREEEVKLAKKIQKGNKNARRDMIRANLRLVVSIAKRYANYGVPFLDLIAEGNLGLMRAVDKYDLSKGCKFSTYATWWIKQSIFRALANLGKTIRIPMYMVERLSTFNKVIVELTHSLKKKPTDEDIAKELDIPIKKVKEMRNIVKKPSSLYTTIGDSGESELIDVVADVDSISPDDFVAKVFLREDVIDFLSQIPVREADVINMRYGLRDGKVNTLEEIGKKFEISRERVRQIEESAVKKLRKVLMESNRNFHDY, from the coding sequence ATGTCACCGAAAAATAGTCCAGGAAGTGGCAAAGAATCGATACACCTTTATCTGAGAGATATTGGTGAGGTTCCTCTTTTATCACGTGAAGAAGAAGTGAAACTGGCAAAAAAGATTCAAAAGGGAAACAAAAATGCCAGAAGAGATATGATTCGCGCTAATCTCAGATTGGTTGTATCAATAGCCAAACGCTATGCAAATTATGGTGTGCCTTTTCTCGATCTGATCGCAGAAGGTAATCTTGGATTAATGCGAGCTGTTGATAAATACGATTTGTCTAAAGGGTGTAAATTTAGCACCTATGCGACCTGGTGGATAAAACAGTCAATTTTTCGTGCATTAGCAAATCTCGGTAAAACGATCCGTATCCCCATGTATATGGTTGAACGGTTATCGACATTCAATAAAGTTATTGTAGAACTTACTCATTCTCTCAAGAAAAAACCGACTGATGAGGATATTGCAAAAGAGCTTGATATCCCTATAAAAAAAGTGAAAGAGATGAGAAATATCGTCAAAAAGCCGAGCTCTCTCTATACCACTATTGGAGATAGCGGAGAAAGTGAACTTATAGATGTTGTTGCCGATGTTGATTCTATTTCACCTGATGATTTTGTTGCAAAAGTGTTTCTGAGAGAAGACGTTATTGATTTCTTGAGTCAAATTCCCGTGCGAGAAGCTGATGTTATTAATATGCGTTATGGACTACGTGACGGTAAAGTAAATACACTCGAAGAAATTGGAAAGAAATTTGAGATAAGCAGAGAGCGAGTTAGGCAAATAGAGGAATCAGCGGTAAAAAAATTGAGAAAAGTGCTTATGGAAAGTAATAGAAACTTTCACGACTATTAA
- a CDS encoding adenine phosphoribosyltransferase encodes MVEILEQLRNSIREIPDFPKKGIIFKDITTLIDKGDLFGMAIDEMAAPYVGKGITKVVGVESRGFIFASAIAYKLGAGVVLVRKPGKLPHEIHKETYDLEYGQDTLEVHVDALNQDDKVILVDDLLATGGTVEATTKLIEHFGVAIEGIEFLIELTFLNGIKKLQGFNVRSLIQY; translated from the coding sequence ATGGTTGAAATACTCGAACAATTAAGAAATTCTATACGGGAAATACCTGATTTTCCTAAAAAAGGTATTATTTTTAAGGATATTACCACGTTGATTGATAAAGGAGATCTGTTTGGTATGGCAATAGATGAGATGGCTGCACCCTATGTTGGTAAAGGGATAACAAAGGTTGTGGGTGTTGAGTCTCGCGGTTTTATTTTTGCTTCCGCAATAGCATATAAACTTGGTGCTGGTGTTGTTCTTGTTCGTAAGCCGGGTAAATTACCACATGAAATCCATAAGGAAACCTATGATCTCGAATATGGGCAGGATACATTAGAGGTGCATGTCGATGCGTTAAATCAGGATGATAAAGTAATTCTGGTCGATGATCTTTTGGCAACCGGTGGTACTGTAGAAGCTACGACTAAACTGATTGAACATTTTGGAGTGGCGATTGAAGGTATTGAATTCTTGATCGAATTGACATTCTTGAACGGTATCAAAAAGTTGCAAGGATTTAATGTCAGGTCTTTGATACAGTATTAA
- a CDS encoding PEP-CTERM sorting domain-containing protein: MKKIFVLIIAIFFAGISTSYAIYVTEDFQSYTPGNSLNLGNGGSGWATTWDEALGDFKCQTVDGSKMGQATTAGTLGRRTFSGYTNEDITFQLNLTSWPAPLDGVCGSVLFLSNAGYKGPYITFNSDTQSLIARGDYETETTNLLGEGVEAVAGTTYTINITDVKVGVNGTYSVQVSKPGIIYNLYQNVKFEFWALDVPILEKIYFSNDSTNANTVSIDNITVGAVPEPSTYALFGIGLLGLIGGWMRRSKRLKT, encoded by the coding sequence ATGAAAAAGATATTTGTTTTAATTATAGCTATTTTCTTTGCCGGTATATCCACAAGTTATGCTATTTATGTCACCGAGGATTTTCAAAGTTATACTCCCGGAAACAGTTTGAACCTTGGAAACGGGGGCAGTGGCTGGGCTACTACTTGGGACGAAGCGCTTGGTGACTTTAAATGCCAAACAGTTGACGGTTCAAAAATGGGACAGGCTACAACGGCAGGCACCCTGGGCAGAAGAACTTTTTCAGGCTACACTAATGAGGATATCACATTTCAGTTAAATCTTACTAGCTGGCCGGCACCGCTGGACGGTGTATGCGGAAGCGTACTTTTTCTATCAAATGCTGGATATAAGGGGCCCTACATCACGTTTAACTCGGATACTCAGTCACTTATTGCAAGGGGAGATTATGAGACAGAAACAACGAATTTGCTTGGTGAAGGTGTGGAGGCTGTAGCTGGTACGACTTATACTATAAATATTACAGATGTCAAGGTTGGGGTGAACGGGACATATTCAGTGCAAGTTTCGAAACCAGGTATAATTTATAATCTTTATCAAAACGTTAAATTTGAGTTTTGGGCTTTAGATGTTCCAATTTTAGAGAAGATTTATTTTAGCAATGACTCGACGAATGCGAATACTGTAAGCATTGACAATATTACCGTTGGTGCCGTCCCTGAACCCTCAACATACGCACTTTTCGGCATAGGGCTTTTGGGATTGATTGGCGGGTGGATGAGGAGAAGCAAGAGACTAAAGACTTAG
- a CDS encoding PEP-CTERM sorting domain-containing protein, producing MKKLFVLIIAIFFTSISLTAYSDTHTWDGGGADNNWATAANWASNVAPSNYDALTFAGTTRLTPYNNTLFNNIYGPITFTSTGFDVSSRVEGINVISGITNNAGLTNTISATNVYLENSQSFTNNGTSLTFSGTVYAINEAYALTVDGLGATSMNKIIGASGGSLVKSGNGTLTVTGNCYYTGTTSIDVGTLIIDNDNSESASTINNTGTLGGGGTVGTVTIDTGGTISPGTGDLATLTSAGQRWNNGGNYAWGVNDSDCDLLSIGGALNLGFLTTNFTIEITGDPVSFQTWTIANFTSLTGDFDAGEFTLDNQTGVAGDWSLAYNAGNTSLDLTCVPEPSTYALFGIGIFGLIIGWMRKNAISRKP from the coding sequence ATGAAAAAGTTATTTGTTTTAATTATAGCTATTTTCTTTACGAGTATATCTCTCACAGCCTATTCCGATACTCACACATGGGATGGCGGTGGTGCCGATAATAATTGGGCAACCGCTGCAAACTGGGCCAGTAACGTTGCCCCCTCTAATTACGATGCTCTGACTTTTGCCGGGACTACACGTCTAACACCTTATAACAATACGTTGTTTAATAACATTTATGGTCCCATTACGTTTACCTCGACAGGTTTTGATGTTAGTAGTCGGGTAGAGGGAATCAATGTGATAAGTGGTATAACCAACAATGCGGGTTTAACGAATACCATTAGTGCAACTAATGTATATCTTGAAAACAGCCAAAGTTTCACCAATAATGGAACTTCATTAACATTTAGTGGTACTGTTTATGCCATAAACGAAGCCTATGCGCTAACTGTTGATGGTTTAGGTGCTACTAGCATGAACAAGATTATAGGTGCTTCCGGAGGTTCTTTAGTTAAATCTGGCAACGGTACACTTACAGTTACAGGTAATTGTTATTACACCGGTACAACATCGATTGATGTAGGCACACTTATTATTGATAATGATAATTCCGAAAGTGCGTCTACGATAAACAATACTGGGACGCTTGGTGGTGGTGGGACTGTTGGAACAGTAACAATAGATACTGGGGGTACTATATCTCCCGGAACAGGTGACCTTGCTACGTTGACTTCAGCTGGTCAAAGGTGGAACAACGGCGGTAATTATGCGTGGGGGGTTAATGATTCAGATTGTGATTTATTGAGTATAGGCGGTGCATTAAATCTTGGCTTTTTGACAACGAATTTTACTATTGAAATAACAGGCGATCCCGTTAGTTTTCAGACATGGACCATAGCAAATTTTACCAGTCTGACCGGGGATTTTGATGCAGGTGAATTTACATTGGATAATCAGACAGGTGTAGCAGGAGATTGGTCACTAGCTTATAATGCTGGTAATACAAGTTTGGATTTGACATGTGTTCCTGAACCGTCAACATACGCACTTTTTGGTATAGGGATTTTTGGGTTGATTATCGGGTGGATGAGGAAAAATGCTATAAGCCGTAAGCCTTAA
- a CDS encoding PEP-CTERM sorting domain-containing protein — protein MKKLFVLITIFFCLCIIPNAFANFDGFDNFDGDKSKWNTSWIAFGAVLDIDSGNDWVYFDSNTAGFNNAAWQFTNGEGQTGDNDNDWTLTLAVNVVDPGLSVADQSVQFGLHVTNPVDNADCASVTLKLSHDGTTLSKNWDSRIYTSAGGDWHDTAITSDTSGHVRIVYTAGTTSIATQYSENSGDTWSTLKTYDTNVGWESPSAFKGGILGSSIGIAIDPEDNVYADSFSAVPEPSTYALFGIGLLGLIGGWMRKQRRKL, from the coding sequence ATGAAAAAGTTATTTGTTTTAATTACTATTTTCTTCTGCCTTTGCATTATTCCGAACGCATTTGCAAATTTCGATGGTTTTGATAATTTTGACGGAGATAAAAGCAAATGGAATACAAGTTGGATTGCATTTGGAGCAGTATTAGATATCGATTCAGGTAACGATTGGGTTTATTTTGACTCAAATACTGCTGGGTTCAATAACGCGGCATGGCAATTTACAAATGGTGAAGGCCAGACCGGTGATAATGATAACGATTGGACATTAACTCTTGCAGTAAATGTCGTAGACCCCGGTTTATCTGTCGCTGACCAGTCTGTTCAATTTGGATTACATGTTACGAATCCGGTGGATAATGCGGATTGTGCTTCTGTTACTCTCAAACTGTCCCATGATGGAACTACTCTTAGTAAAAATTGGGATTCACGAATTTATACCTCGGCAGGAGGGGATTGGCATGATACGGCAATTACTAGTGACACCAGTGGGCATGTGAGGATAGTTTATACCGCCGGTACCACTTCAATAGCAACTCAATATTCAGAAAATAGCGGTGATACTTGGTCAACTTTAAAAACATATGATACTAATGTAGGGTGGGAAAGCCCTAGTGCATTTAAAGGAGGTATTCTGGGTAGTTCAATTGGCATAGCAATCGATCCGGAGGATAATGTTTACGCAGATAGCTTTTCTGCCGTCCCCGAACCGTCAACATACGCGCTGTTTGGCATAGGGCTTTTGGGATTGATTGGCGGGTGGATGAGAAAACAAAGACGCAAGCTGTAA
- a CDS encoding DUF262 domain-containing protein produces MTLIQADSSTFKQLFSNKRYEVPEFQRVFAWKKTHMNDFWEDLNEAMNKKSFDSALKKANISDFRFHDLRHTYAMAGIDLKTVSELWGHSSV; encoded by the coding sequence ATGACTTTAATTCAAGCAGATTCCTCGACTTTTAAGCAGCTTTTTTCCAACAAGAGATATGAAGTTCCTGAGTTCCAAAGGGTTTTTGCATGGAAGAAAACACATATGAATGACTTTTGGGAGGATTTAAATGAAGCAATGAACAAAAAAAGCTTTGATTCTGCGTTAAAAAAAGCTAATATAAGTGACTTTCGTTTCCATGACTTGAGACATACATATGCAATGGCAGGGATTGATCTCAAGACAGTATCAGAGTTATGGGGCCATTCATCAGTGTAA
- a CDS encoding histidinol phosphate phosphatase domain-containing protein: MIDLHTHTLLSDGVLLPTELAQRAKVIGYRVIGITDHADSSNLEHVATSLLKVRQEMGDTLGIKIICGVELTHVPPQLLSGMVDRARSFGCQLVIVHGQTIVEPVEPGTNRAALECDIDILAHPGLISDDDVKRAAARDICLEITTRAGHSYTNGHVAQLAKKYGARLVLNTDSHGPSDLITSDFAKKVVLGAGLGSKDFDNMRQNAEWLVKKIETRK; this comes from the coding sequence ATGATTGATTTACATACACACACATTATTAAGCGATGGGGTGTTGCTACCGACGGAACTTGCTCAGAGAGCCAAGGTGATAGGGTATCGCGTTATCGGTATTACTGATCATGCCGACAGCTCAAACCTGGAGCATGTGGCGACATCTTTATTAAAAGTACGTCAGGAGATGGGAGATACGCTCGGTATAAAGATTATATGCGGGGTTGAACTTACCCATGTCCCGCCACAATTATTGTCGGGAATGGTTGATCGTGCACGTTCATTTGGATGCCAATTGGTTATTGTTCATGGCCAGACAATTGTTGAGCCGGTTGAACCAGGCACAAATAGAGCCGCACTCGAATGCGATATTGATATCCTTGCTCATCCGGGGTTGATCTCAGATGACGATGTTAAACGAGCTGCCGCAAGAGATATATGTCTTGAAATTACAACCAGAGCTGGTCACAGCTATACAAATGGGCATGTTGCACAATTAGCAAAAAAGTATGGAGCGCGTCTCGTATTAAATACTGATAGTCATGGGCCATCAGACCTGATAACATCTGATTTTGCTAAAAAAGTTGTGCTTGGTGCTGGACTGGGCAGTAAAGATTTCGATAACATGAGGCAGAACGCTGAGTGGTTAGTGAAAAAAATTGAAACGAGGAAATAA